A stretch of Mustela nigripes isolate SB6536 chromosome 6, MUSNIG.SB6536, whole genome shotgun sequence DNA encodes these proteins:
- the MBD6 gene encoding methyl-CpG-binding domain protein 6 isoform X3, with the protein MNGGNESSGADRAGGPVATSVPIGWQRCVREGAVRYISPSGTELSSLEQTRSYLLSDGTCKCGLECPLNVPKVFNFDPLAPVTPGGAGVGPASEEDMTKLCNHRRKAVAMATLYRSMETTCSHSSPGEGASPQMFHTVSPGPPSALPPCRVPPPTPLNGGPGSLPPEPPSVSQAFPPLAGPGGLFPPPRLPDPIPSGGSSPCFLPRGNAPSPAPPPQPAISLNAPSYNWGAALRSSLVPPDLGSSPAPHASSSPPSDPSLFHCSDALTPPPLPPSNNLPGPPGPPGPATQPPVSSATMHLPLVLGPLGGAPTVEGPGAPPFLASSLLSAAAKAQHPPLPPPSTLQGRRPRAQTPSASHSSSPRPSQRRPRRPPTVLRLLEGGGPQAPRRSRPRAPAPVPQPFPLPEPSQPILPSVLSLLGLPTPGPSHSDGSFNLLGSDAHLPPPPTLSSGSPPQPRHPIPPSLPGTTSGSLSSVPGAPAPPAASKAPLVPSPVLQSPSEGLGMGAGSACPLPPLAGGEALPFPSPEQGLALSGAGFPGMLGALPLPLSLGQPPPSPLLSHSLFGVLAGGGGQPPPEPLLPPPGGPGPPLAPGEPEGPSLLVASLLPPAPSDLLPPPSAPPSNLLASFLPLLALGPTAGDGEGSAEGAGGPSGETFSGLGDLPPLLFPPLSAPPTLIALNSALLAASLDPPSGTPPQPCVLSAPQPGPPTSSVTTATTDPGASSLGKAPSNSGRPPQLLSPLLSASLLGDLSSLTSSPGALPSLLQPPGPLLSGQLGLQLLPGGGAPPPLSEASSPLACLLQSLQVRIPPEQPEAPCLPPQSPTSALEPEPARPPLSALAPPHSSPDPPVPELLTGRGSGKRGRRGGGGLRGINGEARPGRGRKPGSRREPGRLALKWGARGGFNGQMERSPRRTHHWQHNGELAEGGVEPKDPSPPGPHSEDLKVPPGVVRKSRRGRRRKYNPTRNSSSSRQDVTLDPSPTTRAAVPLPPRARPGRPAKNKRRKLAP; encoded by the exons ATGAATGGGGGCAATGAGAGCAGTGGAGCAGACAGAGCTGGGGGCCCTGTGGCCACATCTGTCCCCATCGGCTGGCAGCGCTGTGTTCGAGAGGGTGCTGTGCGCTATATCAG CCCAAGTGGCACAGAGCTGTCTTCCTTGGAGCAAACCCGGAGCTACCTCCTCAGCGATGGGACCTGCAAGTGCGGTCTGGAGTGTCCACTCAATGTCCCCAAG GTTTTCAACTTTGACCCTTTGGCCCCGGTGACCCCGggtggggccggggtggggccCGCATCAGAGGAGGACATGACCAAGCTGTGCAACCACCGGCGGAAAGCCGTTGCCATGGCAACTCTGTACCGCAGCATGGAGACCACCTGCTCACACTCTTCTCCTG GAGAGGGAGCGAGCCCCCAGATGTTCCACActgtgtccccagggcccccctctgccctccctccctgtcgAGTCCCTCCTCCAACTCCACTTAATGGGGGTCCTGGCTCCCTTCCCCCAGAACCACCCTCAGTTTCACAGGCCTTCCCCCCTCTAGCAGGCCCTGGGGGGCTTTTCCCACCACCAAGGCTTCCTGACCCAATCCCCTCTGGAGGCAGCAGCCCCTGTTTCCTCCCAAGGGGCAAtgctccctctccagccccaccTCCTCAACCTGCTATCAGCCTCAATGCTCCCTCCTACAACTGGGGAGCTGCCCTCCGCTCCAGCCTGGTGCCCCCTGACCTGGGCTCTTCTCCAGCCCCCCATGCCTCCTCCTCACCACCTTCGGACCCTTCTCTCTTCCACTGTAGTGATGCCTTAacgccccctcctctgcccccaagCAATAATCTCCCTGGTCCCCCTGGCCCCCCTGGTCCTGCCACTCAGCCACCAGTGTCTTCAGCCACTATGCACCTGCCCCTGGTCTTGGGACCCCTAGGAGGGGCCCCCACGGTGGAGGGGCCCGGGGCACCTCCCTTCCTTGCTAGCAGCCTACTTTCTGCAGCGGCCAAGGCACAGCATCCCCCGCTCCCCCCTCCCAGCACTTTACAGGGCCGAAGGCCCCGTGCCCAGACACCCTCCGCTTCCCACTCCTCATCACCTCGTCCCTCTCAGCGTCGTCCCCGCAGACCCCCAACTGTACTGCGATTGCTAGAAGGGGGAGGCCCTCAAGCCCCTAGAAGGAGCCGTCCTCGGGCCCCTGCTCCTGTCCCCCAACCATTTCCTCTCCCTGAGCCATCCCAACCGATTCTCCCTTCTGTGCTGTCCCTGCTGGgactccccacccctggcccttCCCATTCTGATGGAAGCTTTAACCTTTTGGGGTCAGATGcacaccttcctcctcccccaaccctctcctCAGGgagccctccccagcccaggcacCCTATCCCACCCTCCCTGCCTGGGACCACCAGTGGCAGCCTCAGCAGTGTGCCAG gtgcccctgccccaccagctGCCTCCAAAGCCCCCCTGGTCCCCAGCCCTGTGCTTCAAAGCCCATCTGAAGGGCTTGGGATGGGGGCGGGCTcagcctgccctctgcctcccctaGCTGGTGGGGAGGCTCTCCCTTTCCCTAGTCCGGAGCAGGGCCTGGCGCTGAGTGGAGCCGGCTTTCCTGGGATGCTAGGggccttgcctctccctctgagtCTGGGGCAGCCTCCACCTTCTCCATTGCTCAGCCACAGTTTATTTGGTgtgctggctgggggagggggacaacCTCCCCCTGAGCCTCTGCTACCCCCACCAGGGGGACCTGGCCCTCCCCTAGCCCCAGGCGAGCCTGAAGGGCCTTCGCTTTTGGTGGCTTCACTGCTTCCACCAGCCCCTTCAGACCTTCTTCCACCCCCTTCTGCACCTCCTAGCAACCTCCTTGCCTCTTTCCTGCCCCTGTTGGCCCTGGGCCCCacagctggggatggggagggatcTGCAGAGGGAGCTGGGGGTCCAAGTGGGGAGACGTTTTCAGGTTTGGGAGACCTGCCCCCCCTACTGTTCCCCCCACTTTCAGCCCCCCCCACCCTCATAGCTTTAAATTCTGCGCTGCTGGCTGCCAGCCTGGATCCCCCCTCGGGGACACCCCCCCAG CCCTGTGTCCTGAGTGCCCCCCAACCTGGACCACCTACCTCCAGTGTCACCACGGCAACTACTGACCCGGGGGCCTCCTCTCTGGGCAAGGCCCCCTCCAACTCAGGGAGACCCCCCCAACTCCTTAGCCCTCTGCTGAGTGCCAGCCTGCTGG GTGATCTGTCTTCGCTGACCAGCAGCCCTGGAGCCCTCCCCAGCCTGTTGCAGCCTCCTGGCCCTCTTCTCTCTGGCCAGTTGGGGCTGCAGCTCCTCCCTGGGGGGGGAGCTCCTCCACCCCTCTCAGAGGCTTCTAGTCCCCTAGCCTGCCTGCTACAGAGTCTCCAGGTGAGG ATTCCTCCAGAGCAGCCAGAAGCCCCTTGTCTGCCCCCTCAGAGCCCCACCTCAGCCCTGGAACCAGAGCCTGCCCGGCCTCCCCTCAGTGCCTTAGCCCCACCCCACAGTTCTCCTGACCCCCCAGTCCCTGAGCTGCTCActgggagggggtcagggaaaCGGGgccggaggggaggagggggtctTAGGGGCATTAATGGTGAGGCCAGGCCAGGCCGGGGCCGAAAGCCCGGTAGCCGGCGAGAGCCTGGCCGACTGGCCCTCAAATGGGGGGCACGTGGTggcttcaatggacaaatggaacGGTCCCCAAGAAGGACCCACCACTGGCAGCATAATGGGGAGCTGGCTGAAGGGGGTGTTGAGCCCAAGGATCCATCCCCTCCTGGACCCCATTCTGAGGACCTTAAG gtgcccccaggggtAGTCAGAAAGTCTCGTCGTGGCCGGAGGAGAAAATACAA CCCTACCCGGAACAGCAGTAGCTCCCGCCAGGACGTTACCTTGGACCCCAGCCCTACAACCCGC GCggctgtccctctgcctccccggGCCCGCCCTGGCCGTCCTGCCAAAAACAAGAGGAGGAAACTGGCCCCTTAG
- the MBD6 gene encoding methyl-CpG-binding domain protein 6 isoform X2, which yields MNGGNESSGADRAGGPVATSVPIGWQRCVREGAVRYISPSGTELSSLEQTRSYLLSDGTCKCGLECPLNVPKVFNFDPLAPVTPGGAGVGPASEEDMTKLCNHRRKAVAMATLYRSMETTCSHSSPGEGASPQMFHTVSPGPPSALPPCRVPPPTPLNGGPGSLPPEPPSVSQAFPPLAGPGGLFPPPRLPDPIPSGGSSPCFLPRGNAPSPAPPPQPAISLNAPSYNWGAALRSSLVPPDLGSSPAPHASSSPPSDPSLFHCSDALTPPPLPPSNNLPGPPGPPGPATQPPVSSATMHLPLVLGPLGGAPTVEGPGAPPFLASSLLSAAAKAQHPPLPPPSTLQGRRPRAQTPSASHSSSPRPSQRRPRRPPTVLRLLEGGGPQAPRRSRPRAPAPVPQPFPLPEPSQPILPSVLSLLGLPTPGPSHSDGSFNLLGSDAHLPPPPTLSSGSPPQPRHPIPPSLPGTTSGSLSSVPGAPAPPAASKAPLVPSPVLQSPSEGLGMGAGSACPLPPLAGGEALPFPSPEQGLALSGAGFPGMLGALPLPLSLGQPPPSPLLSHSLFGVLAGGGGQPPPEPLLPPPGGPGPPLAPGEPEGPSLLVASLLPPAPSDLLPPPSAPPSNLLASFLPLLALGPTAGDGEGSAEGAGGPSGETFSGLGDLPPLLFPPLSAPPTLIALNSALLAASLDPPSGTPPQPCVLSAPQPGPPTSSVTTATTDPGASSLGKAPSNSGRPPQLLSPLLSASLLGDLSSLTSSPGALPSLLQPPGPLLSGQLGLQLLPGGGAPPPLSEASSPLACLLQSLQIPPEQPEAPCLPPQSPTSALEPEPARPPLSALAPPHSSPDPPVPELLTGRGSGKRGRRGGGGLRGINGEARPGRGRKPGSRREPGRLALKWGARGGFNGQMERSPRRTHHWQHNGELAEGGVEPKDPSPPGPHSEDLKSVFSQVPPGVVRKSRRGRRRKYNPTRNSSSSRQDVTLDPSPTTRAAVPLPPRARPGRPAKNKRRKLAP from the exons ATGAATGGGGGCAATGAGAGCAGTGGAGCAGACAGAGCTGGGGGCCCTGTGGCCACATCTGTCCCCATCGGCTGGCAGCGCTGTGTTCGAGAGGGTGCTGTGCGCTATATCAG CCCAAGTGGCACAGAGCTGTCTTCCTTGGAGCAAACCCGGAGCTACCTCCTCAGCGATGGGACCTGCAAGTGCGGTCTGGAGTGTCCACTCAATGTCCCCAAG GTTTTCAACTTTGACCCTTTGGCCCCGGTGACCCCGggtggggccggggtggggccCGCATCAGAGGAGGACATGACCAAGCTGTGCAACCACCGGCGGAAAGCCGTTGCCATGGCAACTCTGTACCGCAGCATGGAGACCACCTGCTCACACTCTTCTCCTG GAGAGGGAGCGAGCCCCCAGATGTTCCACActgtgtccccagggcccccctctgccctccctccctgtcgAGTCCCTCCTCCAACTCCACTTAATGGGGGTCCTGGCTCCCTTCCCCCAGAACCACCCTCAGTTTCACAGGCCTTCCCCCCTCTAGCAGGCCCTGGGGGGCTTTTCCCACCACCAAGGCTTCCTGACCCAATCCCCTCTGGAGGCAGCAGCCCCTGTTTCCTCCCAAGGGGCAAtgctccctctccagccccaccTCCTCAACCTGCTATCAGCCTCAATGCTCCCTCCTACAACTGGGGAGCTGCCCTCCGCTCCAGCCTGGTGCCCCCTGACCTGGGCTCTTCTCCAGCCCCCCATGCCTCCTCCTCACCACCTTCGGACCCTTCTCTCTTCCACTGTAGTGATGCCTTAacgccccctcctctgcccccaagCAATAATCTCCCTGGTCCCCCTGGCCCCCCTGGTCCTGCCACTCAGCCACCAGTGTCTTCAGCCACTATGCACCTGCCCCTGGTCTTGGGACCCCTAGGAGGGGCCCCCACGGTGGAGGGGCCCGGGGCACCTCCCTTCCTTGCTAGCAGCCTACTTTCTGCAGCGGCCAAGGCACAGCATCCCCCGCTCCCCCCTCCCAGCACTTTACAGGGCCGAAGGCCCCGTGCCCAGACACCCTCCGCTTCCCACTCCTCATCACCTCGTCCCTCTCAGCGTCGTCCCCGCAGACCCCCAACTGTACTGCGATTGCTAGAAGGGGGAGGCCCTCAAGCCCCTAGAAGGAGCCGTCCTCGGGCCCCTGCTCCTGTCCCCCAACCATTTCCTCTCCCTGAGCCATCCCAACCGATTCTCCCTTCTGTGCTGTCCCTGCTGGgactccccacccctggcccttCCCATTCTGATGGAAGCTTTAACCTTTTGGGGTCAGATGcacaccttcctcctcccccaaccctctcctCAGGgagccctccccagcccaggcacCCTATCCCACCCTCCCTGCCTGGGACCACCAGTGGCAGCCTCAGCAGTGTGCCAG gtgcccctgccccaccagctGCCTCCAAAGCCCCCCTGGTCCCCAGCCCTGTGCTTCAAAGCCCATCTGAAGGGCTTGGGATGGGGGCGGGCTcagcctgccctctgcctcccctaGCTGGTGGGGAGGCTCTCCCTTTCCCTAGTCCGGAGCAGGGCCTGGCGCTGAGTGGAGCCGGCTTTCCTGGGATGCTAGGggccttgcctctccctctgagtCTGGGGCAGCCTCCACCTTCTCCATTGCTCAGCCACAGTTTATTTGGTgtgctggctgggggagggggacaacCTCCCCCTGAGCCTCTGCTACCCCCACCAGGGGGACCTGGCCCTCCCCTAGCCCCAGGCGAGCCTGAAGGGCCTTCGCTTTTGGTGGCTTCACTGCTTCCACCAGCCCCTTCAGACCTTCTTCCACCCCCTTCTGCACCTCCTAGCAACCTCCTTGCCTCTTTCCTGCCCCTGTTGGCCCTGGGCCCCacagctggggatggggagggatcTGCAGAGGGAGCTGGGGGTCCAAGTGGGGAGACGTTTTCAGGTTTGGGAGACCTGCCCCCCCTACTGTTCCCCCCACTTTCAGCCCCCCCCACCCTCATAGCTTTAAATTCTGCGCTGCTGGCTGCCAGCCTGGATCCCCCCTCGGGGACACCCCCCCAG CCCTGTGTCCTGAGTGCCCCCCAACCTGGACCACCTACCTCCAGTGTCACCACGGCAACTACTGACCCGGGGGCCTCCTCTCTGGGCAAGGCCCCCTCCAACTCAGGGAGACCCCCCCAACTCCTTAGCCCTCTGCTGAGTGCCAGCCTGCTGG GTGATCTGTCTTCGCTGACCAGCAGCCCTGGAGCCCTCCCCAGCCTGTTGCAGCCTCCTGGCCCTCTTCTCTCTGGCCAGTTGGGGCTGCAGCTCCTCCCTGGGGGGGGAGCTCCTCCACCCCTCTCAGAGGCTTCTAGTCCCCTAGCCTGCCTGCTACAGAGTCTCCAG ATTCCTCCAGAGCAGCCAGAAGCCCCTTGTCTGCCCCCTCAGAGCCCCACCTCAGCCCTGGAACCAGAGCCTGCCCGGCCTCCCCTCAGTGCCTTAGCCCCACCCCACAGTTCTCCTGACCCCCCAGTCCCTGAGCTGCTCActgggagggggtcagggaaaCGGGgccggaggggaggagggggtctTAGGGGCATTAATGGTGAGGCCAGGCCAGGCCGGGGCCGAAAGCCCGGTAGCCGGCGAGAGCCTGGCCGACTGGCCCTCAAATGGGGGGCACGTGGTggcttcaatggacaaatggaacGGTCCCCAAGAAGGACCCACCACTGGCAGCATAATGGGGAGCTGGCTGAAGGGGGTGTTGAGCCCAAGGATCCATCCCCTCCTGGACCCCATTCTGAGGACCTTAAG TCTGTGTtttcccaggtgcccccaggggtAGTCAGAAAGTCTCGTCGTGGCCGGAGGAGAAAATACAA CCCTACCCGGAACAGCAGTAGCTCCCGCCAGGACGTTACCTTGGACCCCAGCCCTACAACCCGC GCggctgtccctctgcctccccggGCCCGCCCTGGCCGTCCTGCCAAAAACAAGAGGAGGAAACTGGCCCCTTAG
- the MBD6 gene encoding methyl-CpG-binding domain protein 6 isoform X1 — MNGGNESSGADRAGGPVATSVPIGWQRCVREGAVRYISPSGTELSSLEQTRSYLLSDGTCKCGLECPLNVPKVFNFDPLAPVTPGGAGVGPASEEDMTKLCNHRRKAVAMATLYRSMETTCSHSSPGEGASPQMFHTVSPGPPSALPPCRVPPPTPLNGGPGSLPPEPPSVSQAFPPLAGPGGLFPPPRLPDPIPSGGSSPCFLPRGNAPSPAPPPQPAISLNAPSYNWGAALRSSLVPPDLGSSPAPHASSSPPSDPSLFHCSDALTPPPLPPSNNLPGPPGPPGPATQPPVSSATMHLPLVLGPLGGAPTVEGPGAPPFLASSLLSAAAKAQHPPLPPPSTLQGRRPRAQTPSASHSSSPRPSQRRPRRPPTVLRLLEGGGPQAPRRSRPRAPAPVPQPFPLPEPSQPILPSVLSLLGLPTPGPSHSDGSFNLLGSDAHLPPPPTLSSGSPPQPRHPIPPSLPGTTSGSLSSVPGAPAPPAASKAPLVPSPVLQSPSEGLGMGAGSACPLPPLAGGEALPFPSPEQGLALSGAGFPGMLGALPLPLSLGQPPPSPLLSHSLFGVLAGGGGQPPPEPLLPPPGGPGPPLAPGEPEGPSLLVASLLPPAPSDLLPPPSAPPSNLLASFLPLLALGPTAGDGEGSAEGAGGPSGETFSGLGDLPPLLFPPLSAPPTLIALNSALLAASLDPPSGTPPQPCVLSAPQPGPPTSSVTTATTDPGASSLGKAPSNSGRPPQLLSPLLSASLLGDLSSLTSSPGALPSLLQPPGPLLSGQLGLQLLPGGGAPPPLSEASSPLACLLQSLQVRIPPEQPEAPCLPPQSPTSALEPEPARPPLSALAPPHSSPDPPVPELLTGRGSGKRGRRGGGGLRGINGEARPGRGRKPGSRREPGRLALKWGARGGFNGQMERSPRRTHHWQHNGELAEGGVEPKDPSPPGPHSEDLKSVFSQVPPGVVRKSRRGRRRKYNPTRNSSSSRQDVTLDPSPTTRAAVPLPPRARPGRPAKNKRRKLAP; from the exons ATGAATGGGGGCAATGAGAGCAGTGGAGCAGACAGAGCTGGGGGCCCTGTGGCCACATCTGTCCCCATCGGCTGGCAGCGCTGTGTTCGAGAGGGTGCTGTGCGCTATATCAG CCCAAGTGGCACAGAGCTGTCTTCCTTGGAGCAAACCCGGAGCTACCTCCTCAGCGATGGGACCTGCAAGTGCGGTCTGGAGTGTCCACTCAATGTCCCCAAG GTTTTCAACTTTGACCCTTTGGCCCCGGTGACCCCGggtggggccggggtggggccCGCATCAGAGGAGGACATGACCAAGCTGTGCAACCACCGGCGGAAAGCCGTTGCCATGGCAACTCTGTACCGCAGCATGGAGACCACCTGCTCACACTCTTCTCCTG GAGAGGGAGCGAGCCCCCAGATGTTCCACActgtgtccccagggcccccctctgccctccctccctgtcgAGTCCCTCCTCCAACTCCACTTAATGGGGGTCCTGGCTCCCTTCCCCCAGAACCACCCTCAGTTTCACAGGCCTTCCCCCCTCTAGCAGGCCCTGGGGGGCTTTTCCCACCACCAAGGCTTCCTGACCCAATCCCCTCTGGAGGCAGCAGCCCCTGTTTCCTCCCAAGGGGCAAtgctccctctccagccccaccTCCTCAACCTGCTATCAGCCTCAATGCTCCCTCCTACAACTGGGGAGCTGCCCTCCGCTCCAGCCTGGTGCCCCCTGACCTGGGCTCTTCTCCAGCCCCCCATGCCTCCTCCTCACCACCTTCGGACCCTTCTCTCTTCCACTGTAGTGATGCCTTAacgccccctcctctgcccccaagCAATAATCTCCCTGGTCCCCCTGGCCCCCCTGGTCCTGCCACTCAGCCACCAGTGTCTTCAGCCACTATGCACCTGCCCCTGGTCTTGGGACCCCTAGGAGGGGCCCCCACGGTGGAGGGGCCCGGGGCACCTCCCTTCCTTGCTAGCAGCCTACTTTCTGCAGCGGCCAAGGCACAGCATCCCCCGCTCCCCCCTCCCAGCACTTTACAGGGCCGAAGGCCCCGTGCCCAGACACCCTCCGCTTCCCACTCCTCATCACCTCGTCCCTCTCAGCGTCGTCCCCGCAGACCCCCAACTGTACTGCGATTGCTAGAAGGGGGAGGCCCTCAAGCCCCTAGAAGGAGCCGTCCTCGGGCCCCTGCTCCTGTCCCCCAACCATTTCCTCTCCCTGAGCCATCCCAACCGATTCTCCCTTCTGTGCTGTCCCTGCTGGgactccccacccctggcccttCCCATTCTGATGGAAGCTTTAACCTTTTGGGGTCAGATGcacaccttcctcctcccccaaccctctcctCAGGgagccctccccagcccaggcacCCTATCCCACCCTCCCTGCCTGGGACCACCAGTGGCAGCCTCAGCAGTGTGCCAG gtgcccctgccccaccagctGCCTCCAAAGCCCCCCTGGTCCCCAGCCCTGTGCTTCAAAGCCCATCTGAAGGGCTTGGGATGGGGGCGGGCTcagcctgccctctgcctcccctaGCTGGTGGGGAGGCTCTCCCTTTCCCTAGTCCGGAGCAGGGCCTGGCGCTGAGTGGAGCCGGCTTTCCTGGGATGCTAGGggccttgcctctccctctgagtCTGGGGCAGCCTCCACCTTCTCCATTGCTCAGCCACAGTTTATTTGGTgtgctggctgggggagggggacaacCTCCCCCTGAGCCTCTGCTACCCCCACCAGGGGGACCTGGCCCTCCCCTAGCCCCAGGCGAGCCTGAAGGGCCTTCGCTTTTGGTGGCTTCACTGCTTCCACCAGCCCCTTCAGACCTTCTTCCACCCCCTTCTGCACCTCCTAGCAACCTCCTTGCCTCTTTCCTGCCCCTGTTGGCCCTGGGCCCCacagctggggatggggagggatcTGCAGAGGGAGCTGGGGGTCCAAGTGGGGAGACGTTTTCAGGTTTGGGAGACCTGCCCCCCCTACTGTTCCCCCCACTTTCAGCCCCCCCCACCCTCATAGCTTTAAATTCTGCGCTGCTGGCTGCCAGCCTGGATCCCCCCTCGGGGACACCCCCCCAG CCCTGTGTCCTGAGTGCCCCCCAACCTGGACCACCTACCTCCAGTGTCACCACGGCAACTACTGACCCGGGGGCCTCCTCTCTGGGCAAGGCCCCCTCCAACTCAGGGAGACCCCCCCAACTCCTTAGCCCTCTGCTGAGTGCCAGCCTGCTGG GTGATCTGTCTTCGCTGACCAGCAGCCCTGGAGCCCTCCCCAGCCTGTTGCAGCCTCCTGGCCCTCTTCTCTCTGGCCAGTTGGGGCTGCAGCTCCTCCCTGGGGGGGGAGCTCCTCCACCCCTCTCAGAGGCTTCTAGTCCCCTAGCCTGCCTGCTACAGAGTCTCCAGGTGAGG ATTCCTCCAGAGCAGCCAGAAGCCCCTTGTCTGCCCCCTCAGAGCCCCACCTCAGCCCTGGAACCAGAGCCTGCCCGGCCTCCCCTCAGTGCCTTAGCCCCACCCCACAGTTCTCCTGACCCCCCAGTCCCTGAGCTGCTCActgggagggggtcagggaaaCGGGgccggaggggaggagggggtctTAGGGGCATTAATGGTGAGGCCAGGCCAGGCCGGGGCCGAAAGCCCGGTAGCCGGCGAGAGCCTGGCCGACTGGCCCTCAAATGGGGGGCACGTGGTggcttcaatggacaaatggaacGGTCCCCAAGAAGGACCCACCACTGGCAGCATAATGGGGAGCTGGCTGAAGGGGGTGTTGAGCCCAAGGATCCATCCCCTCCTGGACCCCATTCTGAGGACCTTAAG TCTGTGTtttcccaggtgcccccaggggtAGTCAGAAAGTCTCGTCGTGGCCGGAGGAGAAAATACAA CCCTACCCGGAACAGCAGTAGCTCCCGCCAGGACGTTACCTTGGACCCCAGCCCTACAACCCGC GCggctgtccctctgcctccccggGCCCGCCCTGGCCGTCCTGCCAAAAACAAGAGGAGGAAACTGGCCCCTTAG